In Silene latifolia isolate original U9 population chromosome 3, ASM4854445v1, whole genome shotgun sequence, a single window of DNA contains:
- the LOC141649246 gene encoding protein FANTASTIC FOUR 4: protein MSTTTLCQRVQHSFDPKLVEPWQIQLLFPSRCSPRPVSSKPESSAFEHNSVTVKLSNINIECSMKNTCKSGYLGGWSFLQSLSNPTQTLQIDTDTDTEKVYQHPLAKRSKSGLSEKSLEMCTESLGSETGSTIAENADDVLSSISICDREKSTRSMRCYRRKRMSRVAEFPPPLSTMRSGGCSSGVQVESVREDGRLVIKAVNVTATSQSCFMAERRDGTLKLRFVHDENDDDDDDDDNDDEDDIMYREYEDEIENKSGNNVRNEMEELDGVRRTSKCKESGGGGG, encoded by the coding sequence ATGTCAACAACTACTCTTTGTCAAAGGGTACAACATTCTTTCGATCCCAAACTCGTTGAGCCGTGGCAAATTCAGCTGCTTTTTCCATCCAGGTGCTCTCCCAGACCTGTCTCGAGCAAACCCGAAAGCTCTGCCTTTGAACACAATTCGGTCACGGTGAAGTTGTCTAACATTAATATTGAATGTAGCATGAAGAATACTTGTAAAAGTGGATATTTGGGTGGATGGAGCTTCTTACAATCACTCTCAAATCCAACTCAAACTCTCCAAATTGACACTGACACTGACACTGAAAAAGTGTATCAACACCCTCTTGCAAAAAGGTCAAAATCAGGCCTGAGTGAAAAAAGTTTGGAAATGTGTACTGAAAGCCTAGGAAGTGAAACAGGGAGCACTATTGCTGAAAATGCGGATGATGTACTATCGTCTATTTCCATCTGTGATAGAGAGAAATCGACGAGATCAATGCGTTGCTATAGAAGAAAGCGGATGAGTCGGGTAGCAGAATTTCCGCCACCTTTGAGTACAATGAGGAGTGGTGGTTGTTCTAGTGGGGTTCAAGTTGAAAGTGTTAGGGAAGATGGAAGGTTAGTTATTAAGGCTGTTAATGTTACTGCTACCTCTCAATCTTGTTTCATGGCTGAACGAAgggatggaacgcttaagcttcgCTTTGTTCATGATGaaaacgatgatgatgatgatgatgatgacaatgatgatgaggatgatataATGTACCGTGAATACGAAGATGAAATTGAAAACAAGAGTGGGAATAACGTTAGAAATGAAATGGAAGAGTTGGACGGAGTAAGGAGGACAAGTAAATGCAAGgaaagtggtggtggtggtggttaa